The following are from one region of the Sardina pilchardus chromosome 4, fSarPil1.1, whole genome shotgun sequence genome:
- the popdc2 gene encoding popeye domain-containing 2, with amino-acid sequence MSWDNSTGLGSVLNAEPCTGFTNNTEGALYQLGNTVLILGYMGGSTAYGALYIFSLLVPAHVCLSLWGFLTVCGLDVFVWNVLLVAACLCQIVHLVVRLLRDGLRDGELATLYQAVYAPLGVPVQVFKEITAACESKVLALAAEETYAVEGKTPIDQLSFLLTGRIRVSLEGQFLHYIFPHQFLDSPEWESLRPTEEGNFQVTLTAEEDCRYISWRRRRLYLLLSRERYVARLFSVMLGNDIADKLYSLNDKLFAKSGVRLDIRLPSLYHVLAPSTQSSEGGGGSTSSAPPAVGSHGDQAIVTVDPLPDTQRPKSESGAPARGERAPALGPSARQQSCPSDTELPSGEDSTSLVLEDFADIAGSLMDYGSERDYLK; translated from the exons atgagcTGGGACAACTCCACCGGTCTCGGCTCGGTGCTCAACGCCGAGCCATGCACCGGCTTCACCAACAACACGGAGGGCGCCCTCTACCAGCTGGGCAACACGGTGCTCATCCTGGGCTACATGGGGGGCAGCACGGCGTACGGCGCCCTCTACATCTTCAGCCTGCTGGTGCCGGCGCacgtctgcctctccctctgggGCTTCCTGACCGTCTGCGGCCTGGACGTGTTCGTGTGGAACGTCCTGCTGGTGGCGGCGTGCCTCTGCCAGATCGTCCACCTGgtggtgcggctgctgcgcgacGGCCTGCGCGACGGGGAGCTGGCGACGCTCTACCAGGCCGTGTACGCGCCGCTGGGCGTGCCCGTGCAGGTGTTCAAGGAGATCACGGCCGCCTGCGAGAGCAAGGTGCTGGCGCTGGCCGCCGAGGAGACGTACGCCGTGGAGGGCAAGACGCCCATCGACCAGCTCTCCTTCCTGCTCACGGGGAG GATCCGCGTGTCTCTAGAAGGTCAATTCCTGCACTACATCTTCCCTCATCAGTTTCTGGACTCGCCCGAGTGGGAGTCACTGAGGCCGACTGAGGAGGGGAACTTTCAG GTGACCTTGACGGCGGAGGAGGACTGCCGCTACATCTCGTGGCGCCGGCGGCGCCTGTACCTGCTGCTGTCGCGGGAGCGCTACGTTGCGCGCCTCTTCTCGGTCATGCTGGGCAACGACATCGCCGACAAGCTCTACTCGCTCAACGACAAGCTCTTCGCCAAGAGCGGCGTGCGCCTCGACATCCGCCTGCCCAGCCTCTACCACGTCCTCGCCCCCTCCACCCAGTCCAGCgagggcggcggcggcagcaccaGCTCGGCCCCGCCGGCCGTCGGCAGCCATGGCGACCAGGCCATAGTGACCGTGGACCCCTTGCCAGACACCCAGAGGCCCAAGTCGGAGAGCGGCGCCCCGGCACGAGGCGAAAGGGCGCCGGCGCTGGGCCCGTCCGCACGGCAGCAGTCCTGCCCGTCGGACACGGAGCTGCCCTCCGGTGAGGACTCCACCAGCCTGGTCCTGGAGGACTTCGCTGACATTGCTGGCTCGCTAATGGATTATGGGAGTGAAAGGGATTATTTGAAGTAG
- the LOC134077811 gene encoding potassium/sodium hyperpolarization-activated cyclic nucleotide-gated channel 1-like isoform X1, with translation METDEKLSSTVSRRRANATTENAGDDIKVDIEDKHSSRFHRVKSHLFELLLPKYNKQSSFMFGSELAFKLECERQRQAGAWVIHPLSSVRHNYVLVMVILTFLNLMSIPLEIAYSEEAAGVARTFWKVFNVFSDSLFLLDVILNFRMGILSDSDETPLRFPECEHVGIAIIDVKIIAKDYLRTWFIPDALASFPVDFIIAIADTWHDKSTTSLQGAKIMRILMFARILSMVRLLRVSRLVRFFGELEQMSNANLEGVRIFFRVIGLFMMMFILCHWNGCIQYFVPLLGNFPPDCWVKREDLMNATSTEKYTFGIFRALSHMIGISYGSEDPPTNELELWIVMTSMVSGALMYTIMVANAAAMMSNVDAPSKVYKNKLNHLDDYMAYRKLPRELRKRMHDYYQARYGGKWFDEREILGLLSKSLRQEILNVLCASMLESTPMFQDRDSSFINAILLQLRYEVFLEGDVIVRQNAPGDRMFFIEHGQVLVATDTFRIELCDGNYFGEICLLTRGKRVASVTALSTCHLFSLSVDSFNKVLECFPEVHKDIMSTALARQEDLKNAERECKELRCETVESATTSGLNDQEEELKGPTLEDLEYELDEILNGTL, from the exons ATGGAGACGGATGAAAAACTGAGTTCAACGGTCTCTCGCCGACGTGCTAATGCTACAACTGAAAATGCTGGCGATGACATTAAAGTTGACATTGAAGATAAACATTCCAGCCGCTTTCATCGGGTCAAATCTCATCTGTTTGAACTACTTCTTCCGAAGTACAACAAACAGTCTTCGTTCATGTTTGGAAGCGAACTTGCTTTTAAGTTGGAATGTGAACGTCAACGGCAAGCAGGGGCATGGGTAATACATCCTCTCAGTTCAGTAAG GCACAATTATGTCCTGGTCATGGTCATATTGACTTTTTTGAACCTTATGTCAATTCCATTGGAAATAGCCTATTCTGAGGAGGCTGCTGGAGTGGCTCGGACATTTTGGAAAGTGTTCAATGTGTTTTCTGACTCTCTGTTTCTTCTGGATGTTATCCTGAACTTTAGAATGGGTATTCTCTCAGATAGCGATGAG ACCCCTTTACGGTTCCCAGAATGTGAGCATGTCGGG ATAGCAATCATTGATGTAAAGATTATTGCCAAGGATTATTTGAGGACTTGGTTTATTCCAGATGCACTAGCTTCATTCCCTGTTGACTTCATCATTGCCATTGCA GACACCTGGCACGACAAGAGCACAACATCACTTCAAGGTGCCAAAATTATGCGGATTCTTATGTTTGCAAGAATTCTTAGCATGGTTCGTCTCCTTCGTGTGTCCCGGCTAGTGAGATTCTTCGGTGAGTTAGAACAG aTGTCTAATGCAAATCTGGAAGGTGTCCGTATCTTCTTCCGAGTCATTGGTTTATTCATGATGATGTTTATCCTGTGCCACTGGAATGGTTGCATTCAGTACTTTGTGCCTTTGCTGGGAAACTTCCCACCAGACTGCTGGGTTAAACGCGAAGACCTCATG AATGCCACGTCAACAGAAAAGTACACTTTTGGAATCTTTAGAGCCCTCTCTCACATGATTGGGATATCCTATGGCTCTGAGGACCCTCCAACTA ACGAGCTGGAGCTGTGGATAGTCATGACCAGCATGGTATCTGGGGCACTGATGTACACTATTATGGTTGCTAATGCCGCCGCCATGATGTCCAATGTGGATGCACCCTCCAAAGTCTACAAAAACAAG CTGAATCATCTGGATGACTACATGGCGTACAGGAAACTACCAAGAGAACTACGTAAACGCATGCATGACTACTACCAAGCACGCTATGGCGGCAAGTGGTTTGATGAGAGGGAAATTCTCGGTTTGCTCTCCAAATCTTTAAGACAG GAGATTCTGAACGTCCTGTGCGCCAGTATGCTGGAGAGCACGCCCATGTTCCAGGACCGCGACTCCAGCTTCATCAACGCCATCCTGCTGCAGCTACGCTACGAGGTGTTCCTGGAGGGGGATGTCATCGTGCGTCAGAACGCCCCGGGCGACCGCATGTTCTTCATCGAACACGGCCAGGTCCTCGTGGCCACTGACACCTTCAGGATCGAGCTGTGCGACGGAAACTACTTCGGCG AGATCTGCCTGTTGACCAGAGGAAAGCGTGTGGCCTCGGTCACTGCTTTGTCCACTTGCcaccttttctccctctccgtgGACAGTTTCAACAAGGTGCTGGAGTGCTTCCCAGAGGTCCACAAGGATATCATGAGCACAGCGTTGGCCAGACAGGAAGACCTTAAGA acgCTGAGCGTGAATGCAAGGAGTTGAGATGTGAGACTGTGGAGAGCGCTACCACTTCAGGTTTAAACgaccaggaggaggagctgaaaGGACCTACCCTTGAAGACTTAGAGTATGAACTGGATGAAATATTGAATGGAACCTTATAG
- the LOC134077811 gene encoding potassium/sodium hyperpolarization-activated cyclic nucleotide-gated channel 1-like isoform X2, with the protein METDEKLSSTVSRRRANATTENAGDDIKVDIEDKHSSRFHRVKSHLFELLLPKYNKQSSFMFGSELAFKLECERQRQAGAWVIHPLSSVRHNYVLVMVILTFLNLMSIPLEIAYSEEAAGVARTFWKVFNVFSDSLFLLDVILNFRMGILSDSDEIAIIDVKIIAKDYLRTWFIPDALASFPVDFIIAIADTWHDKSTTSLQGAKIMRILMFARILSMVRLLRVSRLVRFFGELEQMSNANLEGVRIFFRVIGLFMMMFILCHWNGCIQYFVPLLGNFPPDCWVKREDLMNATSTEKYTFGIFRALSHMIGISYGSEDPPTNELELWIVMTSMVSGALMYTIMVANAAAMMSNVDAPSKVYKNKLNHLDDYMAYRKLPRELRKRMHDYYQARYGGKWFDEREILGLLSKSLRQEILNVLCASMLESTPMFQDRDSSFINAILLQLRYEVFLEGDVIVRQNAPGDRMFFIEHGQVLVATDTFRIELCDGNYFGEICLLTRGKRVASVTALSTCHLFSLSVDSFNKVLECFPEVHKDIMSTALARQEDLKNAERECKELRCETVESATTSGLNDQEEELKGPTLEDLEYELDEILNGTL; encoded by the exons ATGGAGACGGATGAAAAACTGAGTTCAACGGTCTCTCGCCGACGTGCTAATGCTACAACTGAAAATGCTGGCGATGACATTAAAGTTGACATTGAAGATAAACATTCCAGCCGCTTTCATCGGGTCAAATCTCATCTGTTTGAACTACTTCTTCCGAAGTACAACAAACAGTCTTCGTTCATGTTTGGAAGCGAACTTGCTTTTAAGTTGGAATGTGAACGTCAACGGCAAGCAGGGGCATGGGTAATACATCCTCTCAGTTCAGTAAG GCACAATTATGTCCTGGTCATGGTCATATTGACTTTTTTGAACCTTATGTCAATTCCATTGGAAATAGCCTATTCTGAGGAGGCTGCTGGAGTGGCTCGGACATTTTGGAAAGTGTTCAATGTGTTTTCTGACTCTCTGTTTCTTCTGGATGTTATCCTGAACTTTAGAATGGGTATTCTCTCAGATAGCGATGAG ATAGCAATCATTGATGTAAAGATTATTGCCAAGGATTATTTGAGGACTTGGTTTATTCCAGATGCACTAGCTTCATTCCCTGTTGACTTCATCATTGCCATTGCA GACACCTGGCACGACAAGAGCACAACATCACTTCAAGGTGCCAAAATTATGCGGATTCTTATGTTTGCAAGAATTCTTAGCATGGTTCGTCTCCTTCGTGTGTCCCGGCTAGTGAGATTCTTCGGTGAGTTAGAACAG aTGTCTAATGCAAATCTGGAAGGTGTCCGTATCTTCTTCCGAGTCATTGGTTTATTCATGATGATGTTTATCCTGTGCCACTGGAATGGTTGCATTCAGTACTTTGTGCCTTTGCTGGGAAACTTCCCACCAGACTGCTGGGTTAAACGCGAAGACCTCATG AATGCCACGTCAACAGAAAAGTACACTTTTGGAATCTTTAGAGCCCTCTCTCACATGATTGGGATATCCTATGGCTCTGAGGACCCTCCAACTA ACGAGCTGGAGCTGTGGATAGTCATGACCAGCATGGTATCTGGGGCACTGATGTACACTATTATGGTTGCTAATGCCGCCGCCATGATGTCCAATGTGGATGCACCCTCCAAAGTCTACAAAAACAAG CTGAATCATCTGGATGACTACATGGCGTACAGGAAACTACCAAGAGAACTACGTAAACGCATGCATGACTACTACCAAGCACGCTATGGCGGCAAGTGGTTTGATGAGAGGGAAATTCTCGGTTTGCTCTCCAAATCTTTAAGACAG GAGATTCTGAACGTCCTGTGCGCCAGTATGCTGGAGAGCACGCCCATGTTCCAGGACCGCGACTCCAGCTTCATCAACGCCATCCTGCTGCAGCTACGCTACGAGGTGTTCCTGGAGGGGGATGTCATCGTGCGTCAGAACGCCCCGGGCGACCGCATGTTCTTCATCGAACACGGCCAGGTCCTCGTGGCCACTGACACCTTCAGGATCGAGCTGTGCGACGGAAACTACTTCGGCG AGATCTGCCTGTTGACCAGAGGAAAGCGTGTGGCCTCGGTCACTGCTTTGTCCACTTGCcaccttttctccctctccgtgGACAGTTTCAACAAGGTGCTGGAGTGCTTCCCAGAGGTCCACAAGGATATCATGAGCACAGCGTTGGCCAGACAGGAAGACCTTAAGA acgCTGAGCGTGAATGCAAGGAGTTGAGATGTGAGACTGTGGAGAGCGCTACCACTTCAGGTTTAAACgaccaggaggaggagctgaaaGGACCTACCCTTGAAGACTTAGAGTATGAACTGGATGAAATATTGAATGGAACCTTATAG
- the LOC134078037 gene encoding potassium/sodium hyperpolarization-activated cyclic nucleotide-gated channel 3-like yields the protein MVSGALMYTLLVANAAAMMSNVDITAKAYKSKMNHLDDYMTFMKLPKELRTRISSYYQARYGGKWFDEKDILNWVSESLKEEILTIMCDGLLRKVPIFRNCDKSFISSILPHLQHEVFQEGDVIVQQNGPGDRMFLIEHGQVLVESLEKELCDGDHFGEMCLLNQGNRLSTVRALTVCQLFSLSVTSFHEVLQRFPDVRKEVEKMSDNTNTSFV from the exons ATGGTGTCGGGGGCCTTGATGTATACATTGTTGGTGGCTAACGCTGCGGCCATGATGTCCAACGTTGACATAACAGCAAAGGCATACAAGAGCAAG ATGAATCATCTCGACGACTACATGACCTTCATGAAGCTCCCCAAGGAGTTGCGCACCCGCATCAGCAGCTACTACCAGGCCCGCTACGGGGGGAAATGGTTTGATGAAAAGGACATATTAAATTGGGTGTCTGAGTCTCTGAAAGAG GAAATTCTGACCATCATGTGTGACGGGCTGCTCAGAAAGGTGCCGATATTCCGGAACTGTGACAAAAGCTTCATCTCCTCGATCCTGCCTCACCTGCAGCATGAGGTCTTCCAGGAGGGCGACGTCATCGTCCAGCAGAACGGGCCAGGTGACCGCATGTTCCTGATCGAGCACGGCCAGGTCCTGGTGGAGAGTCTGGAGAAGGAGCTCTGCGATGGAGACCACTTCGGAG AGATGTGCCTCCTTAACCAGGGCAATCGCTTGTCTACTGTCCGAGCCCTGACTGTGTGCcagctcttctctctgtctgtgactaGCTTTCACGAGGTGCTGCAAAGATTCCCGGACGTTAggaaggaggtggagaagatgtCTGACAACACCAACACAAGCTTTGTGTGA